The proteins below come from a single Rhinolophus ferrumequinum isolate MPI-CBG mRhiFer1 chromosome 8, mRhiFer1_v1.p, whole genome shotgun sequence genomic window:
- the RBM44 gene encoding RNA-binding protein 44, which produces MQATAVVETASGKGHHSNGGNSQKDEPSNPKKENLLSSNDCNEARLTFLDDWDFLAPKQRTNDKKISSIDKIDLLAPSFSTRPGTNTERLHRQSDESECSTDYSLNETFFTPYSDSKRKNQSFFLLNSEFDSEMQKREEVFLDILEHQGSKIIGLERIFNISDDDSKETAEDLRKHDRDEDLQQEYYSEEEPEYRSNRLSLDRTETLNIPNLEVVGLRNSGYEVKCASNLELNHIELDVDMESSSSISLDSVDVYGQKDSPLVSTFQNSVILREYREPKHEKYKEQETSLMYHTASDEIVLSSLTENQDYQSKTSFSNPQKALKTKIYTGKMNSQVTETKDFCGNAKVENRMLHLENPSTLPRFKALETSLQPYKDYQASWTSGFDDSVTSACGSSRYKSLQSTPNPALAFSLALPRVGVKDNQAVKEESSLTVANASTATKQCVHDMEGACLESVTGAAKGPVTVTQTVDVSTDFRACFTTSRATSARASVVSTSSNTEITMMNKKWPGQWHSEKQTSVTCSTDWSCGQDNGDTQMAVTKGSPGKSLSADSVRPNGNILNKDSLELRKTFAIADLMEHPEMEPQLSKEMEKNLPSECCQNTMQRAIKAEMHLLNVQFQMCCRHCIYIYKLVMDNREGLNRNLSSNSTQKELGSALLSALGDLKVRYMNLKEKINKGIPLEEMPPLSVESKLLSAFSTFASRIMKKEPHVFSGADSALDNQSTCDIDVSSSLKKTLSQVSLSSDTSHPNQGPSPKEAGLNNGGVDVYFSQLKLDDKDCKNYQEISEDWFDAKENLTGADFSGTQGNQIGQGGGDSKVPLEKESVEPLGRDKGYLIHVGSLCPSVSEADLRSHFQKYQVSEISIYDSSSNYRYASLAFKKNSDAKMAVKEMNGIEINGKSVNVQLVKTPGEYTSPLSSKSGHRVSLNNLEKRTSKEINSASSISRLPRTRPRQRGSEQDSEFFHLGQKCVKKNCKQIESTKSLPDTPVRFIPPNTLNLRSFTKIIKRLAELHPEVSRDRIIDALQEVRINHKGFLNGLSINTIVEMTSSVLKNSASS; this is translated from the exons ATGCAGGCCACTGCAGTGGTGGAGACAGCTTCTGGTAAAGGCCACCACAGTAATGGAGGAAACAGCCAAAAAG atgagCCTTCTAAtcctaagaaagaaaatttattatcttCCAATGATTGTAATGAAGCCAGATTGACTTTTCTTGATGACTGGGATTTCTTGGCACCAAAACAAAGAACTAATGACAAAAAAATCAGCAGTATTGACAAAATAGATTTGCTGGCGCCATCTTTTAGTACACGTCCAGGCACTAACACAGAGCGTCTTCACCGTCAGTCAGATGAGTCTGAATGCAGCACTGACTATTCTTTGAATGAAACATTCTTCACACCTTATTCAGACTCAAAACGAAAGAatcaaagtttttttcttttaaattcagaatttgaTTCTGAAATGCAGAAAAGGGAGGAGGTATTTTTGGATATCTTGGAACATCAAGGTAGTAAGATTATTGGCTTGGAAAGAATCTTCAACATTTCAGATGATGATTCTAAAGAAACTGCTGAAGATCTGCGAAAGCATGATAGAGATGAAGACTTACAGCAGGAATACTATAGTGAGGAAGAACCAGAATATCGAAGTAACCGTTTGTCTTTGGACCGAACAGAAACATTAAACATACCTAATCTGGAAGTTGTTGGATTAAGAAATTCAGGTTATGAAGTTAAATGTGCTAGCAACTTAGAACTTAATCATATTGAGTTGGATGTTGACATGGAAAGTAGTTCTAGCATCTCTTTAGATTCAGTTGATGTTTATGGACAAAAAGATTCACCCCTTGTCTCTACATTTCAGAATTCTGTTATCTTAAGAGAATATCGTGAACCAAAGCATGAAAAGTATAAGGAACAGGAGACTAGTTTAATGTACCACACAGCATCTGATGAAATTGTACTGAGTAGTCTTACTGAAAACCAGGATTATCAATCTAAGACTAGTTTCTCGAACCCTCAGAaagcattaaaaactaaaatttatactGGCAAAATGAACTCTCAAGTAACTGAAACTAAAGATTTTTGTGGAAATGCAAAGGTTGAGAACAGAATGTTACACCTTGAAAATCCTAGCACATTACCACGGTTCAAAGCTTTAGAGACATCACTACAACCCTATAAAGATTATCAAGCTTCCTGGACCTCTGGTTTTGATGATTCAGTAACTTCTGCTTGTGGCTCTTCACGTTATAAAAGCCTGCAAAGTACTCCTAACCCAGCCTTAGCTTTTTCTCTTGCTCTACCAAGGGTTGGCGTCAAAGATAATCAGGCAGTAAAAGAAGAGAGCTCCCTAACAGTTGCTAATGCCAGTACCGCAACTAAACAGTGTGTTCATGACATGGAAGGGGCATGCCTTGAATCAGTGACAGGGGCAGCAAAGGGTCCAGTCACGGTTACTCAGACAGTGGACGTTAGCACTGATTTTAGGGCTTGTTTCACAACCAGCAGAGCGACAAGTGCAAGAGCTTCTGTAGTGTCCACATCAAGCAACACGGAGATAacaatgatgaataaaaaatGGCCTGGTCAGTGGCACAGTGAGAAACAAACAAGTGTGACCTGCAGTACAGATTGGTCATGTGGTCAAGACAATGGAGATACACAGATGGCTGTGACAAAAGGATCCCCGGGAAAATCTCTCTCAGCCGACAGTGTCAGACCTAATGGAAATATCCTAAATAAG GATTCCCTggaattaagaaaaacatttgctATTGCAGACTTAATGGAACATCCTGAGAT ggaaCCTCAACtttctaaagaaatggagaagaattTGCCATCAGAGTGCTGTCAGAATACAATGCAGAGAGCCATCAAGGCAGAGATGCACCTTTTAAATGTTCAGTTTCAGATGTGTTGTCgccattgtatttatatttacaaacTTGTGATGGACAATCGGGAAGGATTAAATAG GAATTTATCAAGTAATTCTACTCAGAAGGAATTAGGATCAGCACTACTATCTGCTTTGGGAGACTTAAAAGTTAGATAcatgaatttgaaagaaaaaataaacaagggcaTACCACTGGAAGAGATGCCCCCACTGTCAGTAGAATCAAAATTATTATCTGCCTTCTCTACCTTTGCTTCCAGG ATAATGAAAAAAGAACCACATGT CTTTTCAGGAGCAGATTCTGCACTAGATAATCAAAGTACATGTGATATTGACGTTTCTTCGAGCCTGAAAAAGACACTCTCTCAA GTGTCTTTATCGTCTGACACTAGTCACCCCAACCAAGGCCCATCACCCAAGGAAGCTGGTTTAAACAATGGTGGTGTAGATGTATACTTTAGTCAACTGAAACTTGATGATAAAG ACTGCAAAAACTATCAAGAAATCAGTGAAGACTGGTTTGACGCTAAAGAGAACCTGACAGGAGCTGACTTCTCAGGAACACAAGGAAACCAAATAGGACAAGGTGGAGGGGATTCGAAGGTTCCACTAG AGAAAGAGAGTGTTGAACCCTTAGGAAGAGATAAAGGTTACTTGATACATGTCGGCAGTCTCTGCCCTTCAGTGTCCGAG gcTGATTTAAGATCTCATTTCCAGAAATACCAAGTTTCTGAAATTTCCATTTATGATTCTTCTAGTAATTACAG atatgcatctcttgcttttaaaaaaaacagtgatGCAAAGATGGCtgtgaaagaaatgaatgggatagaaataaatggaaaatcagtAAATGTGCAGCTTGTTAAAACTCCTGGAGAATATACATCACCACTTTCCTCCAAAAGTGGACATAGAGTTAGTTTGAATAATTTGGAGAAAAGGACCAGCAAAGAGATCAACTCAGCTTCCTCCATTTCTAGATTGCCCAGAACTCGGCCGAGGCAGCGGGGATCTGAGCAAGACAGTGAGTTTTTCCATTTGGGCCAAAAG TGTGTCAAGAAGAACTGTAAACAGATTGAATCTACTAAATCATTACCTGATACACCTGTTCGATTCATACCTCCAAATACATTGAATCTTCGTAGCTTTACCAAGATCATTAAGAGACTGGCAGAATTACATCCAGAAGTTAGCAG AGACCGTATTATAGATGCTCTTCAGGAAGTAAGAATAAATCATAAAGGTTTTCTGAATGGCTTATCTATTAATACTATTGTGGAAATGACTTCATCTGTTTTGAAAAACTCTGCTTCCAGTTAG